One window of the Halarcobacter mediterraneus genome contains the following:
- a CDS encoding MarR family winged helix-turn-helix transcriptional regulator: MDKKYINEFFKSIDTMEQYELFSLTLPLTLIYKSAFNATEQLAKEKYDLLHSDIDVLASLYFNGKILSPTELYSAMIFSSGGMTKILKKLECLGYISRVSNPNDKRSNLVKLEQRGEEILLNCLEDIIEDREPMFDVLSQEERENLKVILKKIMLNLE; this comes from the coding sequence ATGGATAAAAAATATATAAATGAATTCTTTAAAAGCATAGATACAATGGAGCAATATGAACTATTTAGTTTAACTTTACCTTTAACTTTAATTTACAAAAGTGCTTTTAATGCAACTGAGCAGTTGGCAAAAGAAAAATATGATTTACTTCATTCTGATATAGATGTTTTAGCTTCTTTATATTTTAATGGAAAAATTCTTTCTCCTACTGAACTATATTCAGCAATGATATTTTCTTCAGGTGGAATGACTAAAATATTAAAAAAACTTGAATGTTTAGGTTATATATCAAGGGTTTCAAATCCAAATGATAAAAGAAGTAATTTAGTTAAATTAGAACAAAGAGGTGAAGAGATTTTGTTAAATTGCTTAGAAGATATCATTGAAGATAGAGAACCTATGTTTGATGTTCTTTCACAGGAAGAAAGAGAAAACTTAAAAGTCATTTTAAAAAAAATAATGTTAAATTTAGAATAG
- a CDS encoding efflux RND transporter periplasmic adaptor subunit — MIKKSLGLISFLLLGFNNLMANEAPALPVQTFKVVKENNTTNKTYPTILKAYEQVEVMARVSGTLEKKYFKEGDFVKKGSLLYKIEPDLYLANLNMKKANFTKAKKDYVRAKSLVASKSISQQAFDEYTYQYESSKAALDEAKINVKYTRVTAPIDGIVGLKSHDIGNLVGTNANNTHLVTITNTDPIHAEFSLPKDDMNSFLPQIKNKNISIKLKVNNKTYEDGKIDFISPTIDSNTDTLLLRAKFKNPNKELIVGNYTEIKLLNLSLGNVFIIPENAVLKTAQANIVFVVDENNIARVRPVTTGALVKKGIVIKDGIKENEQIVISNFAKLRPDTKVQIVNKEK; from the coding sequence ATGATAAAGAAATCATTAGGTTTAATATCTTTCCTATTATTAGGATTTAATAATTTAATGGCAAATGAAGCGCCAGCTTTACCAGTTCAAACTTTTAAAGTAGTAAAAGAAAATAATACTACTAATAAAACTTATCCAACTATTTTAAAAGCTTATGAACAAGTAGAAGTAATGGCAAGAGTTTCAGGGACACTGGAAAAAAAATATTTTAAAGAAGGTGATTTTGTAAAAAAAGGTTCTCTTTTATATAAAATTGAGCCTGACTTGTATTTAGCAAATCTAAATATGAAAAAAGCTAATTTTACAAAAGCAAAAAAAGATTATGTAAGAGCAAAATCACTAGTTGCATCAAAATCAATTAGTCAACAAGCTTTTGATGAATATACATATCAATATGAAAGCTCAAAAGCAGCTTTAGATGAAGCAAAAATCAATGTTAAATATACAAGAGTAACTGCTCCAATTGATGGAATTGTAGGTTTAAAAAGTCATGATATTGGAAACTTAGTAGGAACAAATGCAAATAACACACACTTAGTTACAATTACAAATACTGACCCTATTCATGCTGAATTTTCTTTACCAAAAGATGATATGAATAGCTTTTTACCTCAAATAAAAAATAAAAATATTAGTATTAAGTTAAAAGTGAATAATAAAACTTATGAAGATGGAAAGATAGATTTTATATCTCCAACAATAGATTCAAATACAGATACTTTACTTTTAAGAGCAAAATTCAAAAACCCTAATAAAGAGCTAATTGTTGGAAACTATACGGAAATAAAACTTTTAAATCTATCTTTAGGAAACGTTTTTATTATTCCTGAAAATGCTGTATTAAAAACAGCTCAAGCAAATATAGTTTTTGTTGTTGACGAAAATAATATTGCAAGAGTTAGACCAGTAACTACAGGTGCTTTAGTAAAAAAAGGTATAGTTATAAAAGATGGTATTAAAGAAAATGAACAAATAGTTATTAGCAACTTTGCAAAGTTAAGACCTGATACAAAAGTTCAAATAGTAAATAAAGAGAAATAA
- the purB gene encoding adenylosuccinate lyase — protein MVERYAREEMSRHWTQHARYAAWLEVEKAAVKAWNKIGLIPDDDCKKIVENASFSVERIEEIEAVTKHDLIAFNTSVSESLGEESRWFHYGMTSSDAVDTGVAIQMRDSLKIVIEDVKMLMESIKKRAQEHKFTLMVGRSHGIHGEPITFGLTLAVWYDEVARHLKNLEETMEVISVGQISGAMGNFAHAPLELEELAMAELGLKPEPCSNQVVHRDRYARLATALALLASSIEKFAVQVRHLQRTEVYEAEEYFAKGQKGSSAMPHKRNPILTENITGLARTIRAYAAPAMENVALWHERDISHSSNERFWLPDAFITTDFMLHRMNNVIANLTVMPENMMKNLNLTGGLVFSQRVLLELPKAGVSREDAYKIVQRNAMKVWEEIQQGKPTINEEGESLYLGHLLADEELRAKLSEEQIRECFNYDYYTKNVDAIFDRVFKK, from the coding sequence ATGGTTGAAAGGTATGCAAGAGAAGAAATGAGCAGACATTGGACTCAACATGCTAGATACGCAGCATGGCTTGAGGTTGAAAAAGCAGCAGTTAAAGCTTGGAATAAAATAGGGCTTATCCCTGATGATGATTGTAAAAAAATTGTAGAAAATGCAAGTTTTTCAGTAGAAAGAATAGAAGAAATAGAAGCAGTTACTAAGCATGATTTAATTGCATTTAACACAAGTGTATCAGAATCACTTGGGGAAGAATCAAGATGGTTCCATTATGGAATGACTTCTTCAGATGCTGTTGATACAGGTGTTGCAATACAAATGAGAGATTCTTTAAAAATTGTTATTGAAGATGTAAAAATGTTAATGGAATCTATTAAAAAAAGAGCTCAAGAACATAAATTTACACTAATGGTAGGAAGAAGTCATGGGATTCATGGTGAACCTATCACTTTTGGTTTAACTTTAGCAGTTTGGTATGATGAAGTTGCAAGACATCTTAAAAATCTTGAAGAGACTATGGAAGTAATCTCTGTAGGTCAAATCTCTGGAGCAATGGGGAATTTTGCCCATGCACCCCTTGAACTTGAAGAATTAGCAATGGCTGAATTAGGATTAAAACCTGAACCTTGTTCAAATCAAGTAGTTCATAGAGATAGATATGCAAGATTAGCAACAGCTTTAGCCTTATTAGCTTCTTCTATTGAAAAATTTGCAGTACAAGTAAGACATTTACAAAGAACCGAAGTTTATGAAGCAGAAGAGTATTTTGCGAAAGGTCAAAAAGGTTCTTCGGCAATGCCACATAAAAGAAATCCTATTTTAACTGAAAACATAACTGGACTTGCACGAACAATAAGAGCATATGCTGCTCCTGCTATGGAAAATGTCGCTTTATGGCATGAAAGAGATATTTCTCACTCATCAAATGAAAGATTTTGGTTACCTGATGCTTTTATTACAACTGATTTTATGCTTCATAGAATGAATAATGTAATTGCAAACTTAACTGTAATGCCAGAAAATATGATGAAAAATCTTAATTTAACTGGTGGCTTAGTATTTTCTCAAAGAGTATTATTAGAGCTTCCAAAAGCAGGTGTTAGTAGAGAAGATGCTTACAAAATTGTTCAAAGAAATGCAATGAAAGTTTGGGAAGAAATCCAACAAGGTAAACCAACTATAAATGAAGAAGGTGAATCATTATACTTAGGACACTTATTAGCTGATGAAGAATTAAGAGCTAAATTAAGTGAAGAACAAATAAGAGAATGTTTTAACTATGATTATTACACTAAAAACGTAGACGCAATTTTTGATAGAGTATTTAAAAAATAA
- a CDS encoding PAS domain-containing sensor histidine kinase, whose translation MKNRNSIYIILFLTIVSTVILVTGAYSTYRYISAKNEMIEEVKYKSDSTLAKLNRNIKNFILSYSIHEYNHLISNEINNPNVIAIIVNDYKMAEIIGESNFFSGKIKVDSELIVDYDNENLIHKELLKNSYYTSRVDVISDSEGVIGSITMYNSDKEVEKRLKEIIIENIKNAIVVSTFLTIFLFMAIRIFLLKYIFRIVRSLEKRDKEGIPISLLKVSGPSEIAALSLTINKMIVGIRKSNTQLNDLKERLLLAWDGVNDGIWDWHIKNDKAYFSKNWKEILGYKEDELEDIPESFFNLLHDDDKILVQNHLERHFKDPEKNIYALEVRMRCKDGSYKWILTRGKANFDEHHNPIRMVGSHTDITARKEFEKILHDQKEEFETIFHYAKDGLAILDLETNFLEFNESYLKMTGYSKEELLKKSCIELIINEEKHNAKKALEEVLEKGFIYDFEKPCVSKDGKIVITNMSIALLPDRNRLVISAKDVTDRKLLESQAKLASMGEMIGNIAHQWRQPLSAISTVASGIKVKNEFGMLDNTDEIINDMDIIIAQTQYLSKTIDDFRNFIKEGDKKHNILISTILDKVFSIVNSTITNNNITVILDTKEDFYIDAYENELIQALINILNNAKDVLKDKKEEDRLIFVYTKKLDDKNILSIKDSGDGIDEKYFDKIFEPYFTTKHKSIGTGIGLSMVYQILTEHHNASIAAFNESFIYKDKQYKGARFDIVFKK comes from the coding sequence TTGAAAAATAGAAATTCAATATATATAATCTTATTTCTTACTATTGTTTCTACTGTAATATTAGTAACAGGAGCTTATTCTACATATAGATATATTTCTGCTAAGAATGAGATGATTGAAGAAGTAAAATATAAGTCTGATTCAACTTTAGCAAAATTAAATAGAAATATTAAAAATTTTATACTTTCCTATTCAATTCATGAGTACAATCATCTAATCTCAAATGAAATTAATAATCCAAATGTTATAGCAATAATTGTTAATGATTATAAAATGGCTGAAATAATAGGTGAATCAAACTTTTTTAGTGGAAAAATCAAAGTAGATAGTGAACTAATTGTAGACTATGATAATGAAAATTTGATACATAAGGAACTTTTAAAAAATAGTTATTATACAAGTAGAGTTGATGTTATAAGTGATAGTGAAGGTGTAATAGGCAGTATTACTATGTATAATTCTGATAAAGAAGTGGAAAAAAGATTAAAAGAGATTATAATTGAGAATATAAAAAATGCAATTGTTGTTTCAACTTTTTTGACAATTTTCTTATTTATGGCAATTAGAATCTTTTTATTAAAATATATATTTAGAATAGTTAGAAGCTTGGAAAAAAGAGATAAAGAAGGGATACCAATTTCTTTACTAAAAGTTAGTGGTCCTAGTGAAATTGCTGCATTAAGTTTAACTATAAATAAAATGATAGTAGGAATAAGAAAGTCAAATACTCAATTAAATGACTTAAAAGAAAGATTACTTTTAGCTTGGGATGGTGTTAATGATGGGATCTGGGATTGGCACATAAAAAATGATAAAGCTTATTTTTCAAAAAATTGGAAAGAAATTCTTGGATATAAAGAAGATGAGTTAGAAGATATACCAGAATCTTTTTTTAATCTTTTACATGATGATGATAAAATTCTTGTACAAAATCATTTAGAAAGGCACTTTAAAGACCCAGAAAAAAATATCTATGCATTAGAGGTTAGGATGCGTTGCAAAGATGGTTCTTATAAATGGATTCTAACAAGAGGAAAAGCAAACTTTGATGAACACCATAATCCAATTAGAATGGTTGGTTCTCATACTGATATTACTGCAAGAAAAGAGTTTGAAAAAATTTTACATGATCAGAAAGAAGAGTTTGAAACAATTTTTCATTATGCAAAAGATGGATTAGCTATTTTAGATTTAGAAACAAACTTTTTAGAGTTTAATGAATCCTATTTAAAAATGACAGGTTATTCTAAAGAAGAGCTATTAAAAAAATCATGTATAGAATTAATTATAAATGAAGAAAAACATAATGCAAAAAAAGCTTTGGAAGAAGTTCTTGAAAAAGGTTTTATTTATGATTTTGAAAAGCCTTGTGTATCAAAAGATGGAAAAATAGTTATAACTAATATGTCAATTGCATTATTGCCTGATAGAAATAGATTAGTAATAAGTGCAAAGGATGTCACAGATAGGAAGCTTCTTGAATCTCAAGCTAAGCTTGCTTCAATGGGAGAAATGATAGGTAATATTGCTCATCAATGGAGACAACCTTTAAGTGCAATTTCTACTGTTGCAAGTGGAATTAAAGTTAAAAATGAGTTTGGTATGTTAGATAATACAGATGAGATTATTAATGATATGGATATAATTATTGCTCAAACTCAATATTTATCAAAAACAATTGATGACTTTAGAAACTTTATTAAAGAAGGTGATAAAAAACATAATATATTAATTTCAACAATTTTAGATAAAGTTTTTTCTATCGTAAACTCTACAATTACAAACAATAATATCACAGTGATTTTAGATACTAAAGAAGATTTTTATATTGATGCTTATGAAAATGAACTTATTCAAGCACTTATTAATATATTAAATAATGCAAAAGATGTATTAAAAGATAAAAAAGAAGAAGATAGGTTAATTTTTGTGTACACTAAAAAGCTTGATGATAAAAATATATTAAGTATAAAAGATAGTGGTGATGGTATTGATGAAAAATATTTTGATAAGATATTTGAACCATATTTTACTACCAAACATAAAAGTATAGGTACAGGAATAGGTCTATCAATGGTTTATCAGATTTTAACAGAACATCACAATGCAAGTATAGCAGCCTTTAATGAAAGTTTTATATATAAAGATAAACAGTATAAAGGTGCTAGATTTGATATAGTTTTTAAAAAATAA
- a CDS encoding transporter substrate-binding domain-containing protein: protein MNVIYKYFFFIIIFSSTLFASNKNYFTKEELAYIEKNPVISVAMLNNFQPFSYGSNLKHRGFSLEVLKRIEDFSGLKFYIKTSKWKESLNSFKNKDVDIIADISYTKKREEFASFTKAYYEIPTFIFGLKTDKNYESNKSLKGKVVAVTKGVFYIDELKENGVKVLEVESSLKKAQAVVTGKADYFLASYTTGQKAISDNTFYTLKVIDEYSYIKKEDLRFGIQKENFLLKSIIDKSLNKISIEEFNTLAKKWINDSYYKGAKINFTSEELEFIKKHPIITYSEINWKPLSIIENNKMNGIMGDYLNLVSERTGLDFKYIPSDSWTEVLEQFKNKKIDIVPGAGSSSQEKRLGLISKSYAKYPFAIVTSDKYRYLDSLLDIEDGVIAVPKSYTSYNFIIEKYPNIKLLTTNDIPEALLLVEEGRADAFVGHIATSLYYISQLHLKDLKVSGTTSFSMEHHYLIQEKYPLLLSIINKAFESISIKETKEINSNWIQTTVIEEKLDYQIAFLVIFIFIIIIAVFIYRQIILKNYNLHLKNSYNDIQNIMNSTMEAIIITENRKCIDINDSAVKLFQYDSKEEMIGQDLLNFISKESRKLVKNKILSTSNEPYELEILTSKNTKIKALGKGTNLKLTGKKVRISSLIDISDIKNKEQLLTEQSKMAALGEMIGHIAHQWRQPLSVITTIATSWEVYDEFGTFNKDKVLDESKVILSNAKYLSQTIDDFRLFAKKQDSILEYNIKDLIDNLIRLENSSIINERIELVLENKIEKKVKGSQNEMLQALINIVNNSIDALRKQENKILFIKVKSFNDRILLEFKDNAGGIDEKIINKIFEPYFTTKHQSKGTGLGLYMAYKIIKKVHATIKVENDTYIYNGTTYKGAKFTILI, encoded by the coding sequence ATGAATGTAATTTATAAATATTTTTTCTTTATAATTATTTTTTCCTCTACATTATTTGCTTCAAATAAAAACTATTTTACTAAAGAAGAATTAGCTTATATTGAAAAGAATCCTGTTATATCAGTTGCTATGCTAAATAATTTTCAACCTTTTTCTTATGGAAGTAATCTTAAACATAGAGGTTTTTCTTTAGAGGTTTTGAAAAGAATAGAAGATTTTAGTGGTTTAAAATTTTATATAAAAACTTCAAAATGGAAAGAGTCTTTAAATAGTTTTAAAAATAAAGATGTTGATATTATTGCAGATATTTCATATACAAAAAAAAGAGAAGAGTTTGCATCTTTTACAAAAGCTTATTATGAAATTCCTACTTTTATTTTTGGTTTAAAAACAGACAAAAATTATGAGAGTAATAAAAGTTTAAAAGGAAAAGTAGTTGCTGTTACAAAAGGTGTTTTTTATATTGATGAATTAAAGGAGAATGGAGTAAAAGTTCTTGAAGTAGAATCAAGCCTAAAAAAAGCCCAAGCTGTTGTAACAGGAAAAGCTGATTATTTTCTTGCTTCTTATACAACAGGACAAAAAGCTATAAGTGATAATACTTTTTATACTTTAAAAGTTATTGATGAGTATTCTTATATAAAGAAAGAAGATTTAAGATTTGGGATTCAAAAAGAGAATTTTTTATTAAAATCAATAATAGATAAATCTTTAAATAAAATTTCTATAGAAGAGTTTAATACTCTTGCTAAAAAATGGATAAATGATAGTTATTATAAAGGTGCAAAAATAAATTTTACTTCTGAAGAGTTAGAATTTATTAAAAAACATCCAATAATCACATATAGTGAAATCAACTGGAAACCTTTATCTATAATAGAAAATAATAAAATGAATGGTATTATGGGGGATTATTTAAATCTTGTGTCAGAACGGACAGGATTAGACTTTAAATATATCCCTTCTGATTCTTGGACAGAGGTTTTAGAACAGTTTAAAAATAAAAAAATTGATATAGTTCCAGGAGCTGGTTCTAGTTCTCAAGAAAAACGTTTAGGCTTAATCAGTAAAAGTTATGCAAAATATCCTTTTGCAATAGTAACATCTGATAAATATAGATATTTAGATAGTCTACTTGATATAGAAGATGGAGTTATTGCCGTTCCTAAATCCTATACTAGTTATAATTTTATTATAGAAAAATATCCTAATATTAAATTATTAACTACAAATGATATTCCAGAAGCACTTTTACTTGTAGAAGAAGGAAGAGCAGATGCTTTTGTAGGTCATATTGCAACTTCTTTGTATTATATTTCACAATTACATTTAAAGGATTTAAAAGTTTCTGGAACCACTTCTTTTAGTATGGAGCACCATTATCTAATACAAGAAAAATACCCTTTACTTTTATCTATTATAAATAAAGCTTTTGAGTCTATTTCAATAAAGGAGACAAAAGAGATAAACTCTAATTGGATTCAAACTACAGTTATAGAAGAAAAGTTAGATTATCAAATAGCTTTTTTAGTTATTTTTATTTTTATAATTATTATTGCAGTATTTATTTATAGACAAATTATTCTTAAAAATTATAATTTACATTTGAAAAACTCTTATAACGATATTCAAAATATTATGAACTCTACAATGGAAGCAATAATAATTACAGAAAATAGAAAATGTATAGATATAAATGATTCTGCAGTAAAACTATTTCAGTATGATTCAAAAGAAGAGATGATAGGACAAGATTTGCTAAACTTTATTTCAAAAGAGTCAAGAAAGTTAGTAAAAAATAAAATACTTTCCACTAGTAATGAACCATATGAACTAGAGATTTTAACTTCAAAGAATACTAAAATCAAAGCTTTAGGTAAAGGTACAAATCTAAAATTAACAGGAAAAAAAGTAAGAATATCTTCTTTAATTGATATTTCTGATATTAAAAATAAAGAGCAGCTTTTAACAGAACAATCAAAAATGGCAGCACTTGGTGAGATGATAGGACATATTGCCCATCAGTGGAGACAACCTTTAAGTGTAATCACTACTATTGCGACTAGCTGGGAAGTTTATGATGAGTTTGGTACTTTTAATAAAGATAAAGTTTTAGATGAATCAAAAGTAATTCTTTCTAATGCAAAATATTTATCCCAAACAATAGATGATTTTAGACTTTTTGCAAAAAAACAAGATAGTATTTTAGAATATAATATAAAAGACTTAATTGATAATTTAATTAGACTAGAGAATTCTTCTATTATAAATGAAAGAATAGAGTTAGTATTAGAAAATAAAATTGAGAAAAAAGTAAAAGGTAGTCAAAATGAAATGTTACAAGCTCTAATAAATATTGTAAATAACTCAATAGATGCTTTAAGAAAACAAGAAAATAAAATACTTTTTATAAAGGTGAAAAGCTTTAATGATAGGATTTTATTGGAGTTTAAAGATAATGCAGGTGGAATAGATGAAAAAATTATTAATAAAATCTTTGAACCTTATTTTACAACAAAACATCAATCAAAAGGTACAGGTTTAGGCTTATATATGGCATATAAAATCATAAAAAAAGTTCATGCTACAATAAAGGTAGAGAATGATACTTATATCTATAATGGAACAACTTATAAAGGTGCAAAGTTTACTATTTTAATATAA
- a CDS encoding TolC family protein, translated as MNLKKLYIIFSIPVFLWSQNLNELLDLSLKNQLVNSYEYNLDSVKKEYESVKSGYLPSFDVSGKYGIADKETASLAKKSGNISGSLNYKLYDGGKKFDIYDSYKSTIKSTKKSVEALKNDISLTVINHYFNYLSLVSQKDAKLKEIEQLNSQMKRLSRFLNAGTTTEDEVQKIISRVENAKVNLQEIELEIITILHKLEYITGSKVNITAGSAIEELTKVSEDVRRFDIEALEYDLQTKLSNSKAEKSAYLPTIILDNTYSYYDSDFNNKAYESNAIDHQNILSINLQWNIFSFGETKNKYESKYKEYLASKSNYEYEKNKANVDLQLAQKAYRIAKAKIKSAKANLKAAQSAYEVIKSKYENGLIDNVAYLESLSEKFEAISQLKTSINDLEIKKANIIYQSGEKLEEYIK; from the coding sequence GTGAACTTGAAGAAGTTATATATTATTTTTTCTATTCCTGTTTTTTTATGGAGTCAAAACCTAAATGAATTATTAGATTTATCATTGAAAAATCAATTGGTAAATTCATATGAATATAATCTTGACTCAGTAAAAAAAGAATATGAAAGTGTTAAAAGTGGATACCTACCTAGTTTTGATGTATCTGGTAAATATGGTATAGCTGATAAAGAAACAGCAAGTTTAGCTAAAAAATCAGGAAATATTTCTGGAAGCTTAAATTATAAACTTTATGATGGTGGGAAAAAGTTTGATATCTATGATAGCTATAAATCAACTATAAAAAGTACAAAAAAATCTGTGGAAGCTTTAAAGAATGATATTTCATTAACAGTAATTAATCACTATTTTAATTACTTATCATTAGTTTCACAAAAAGATGCAAAATTAAAAGAGATTGAACAACTTAACTCTCAAATGAAAAGATTAAGTAGATTTCTTAATGCAGGGACAACAACTGAAGATGAAGTTCAAAAAATTATTTCTAGAGTAGAAAATGCAAAAGTTAACCTACAAGAAATTGAATTAGAAATTATTACTATTTTACATAAATTAGAATATATTACAGGTTCTAAGGTTAATATTACAGCAGGTTCAGCTATTGAAGAACTAACGAAAGTTTCAGAAGATGTAAGAAGATTCGATATTGAAGCTTTAGAGTATGACTTACAAACAAAACTTAGTAATTCAAAAGCTGAAAAAAGTGCTTATTTACCTACAATTATTTTAGATAATACTTACTCATATTATGATTCAGACTTTAATAACAAAGCTTACGAAAGTAATGCAATTGATCATCAAAATATTTTATCTATAAATTTACAATGGAATATTTTTTCTTTTGGTGAGACAAAAAATAAATATGAATCAAAATATAAAGAATATCTAGCTTCAAAATCAAATTATGAATATGAAAAAAATAAAGCAAATGTAGATTTACAACTTGCACAAAAAGCTTACAGAATCGCTAAAGCAAAAATTAAATCTGCAAAAGCAAATCTAAAAGCGGCACAAAGTGCTTATGAAGTAATCAAATCGAAATACGAAAATGGCTTAATTGATAATGTAGCTTATTTAGAAAGTTTAAGTGAAAAATTTGAGGCTATTAGTCAATTAAAAACTTCAATTAATGATTTAGAAATAAAAAAAGCAAATATTATTTATCAAAGCGGTGAAAAATTAGAGGAGTATATAAAATGA
- a CDS encoding substrate-binding domain-containing protein → MKSLKILFLLFLTLHLNAEDKKKLIYLNPDASIPFWQIMTKGVDFSAKKLGYKLEIFSAYNSSKKELENLVKAIKEKPLGLIISPTNSFQCVTLLRLAKKANIPVIISDIGTNSGEYVSFISSDNKKGAYKIGQVLTRIMNEKGLVDSSVGIISIPQKRTNGKLRTAGFLKALKENKIKTADIRQQIDFSLEETYTYSKELIKDNPNMKALWLQGSDKYKGALKAIKESEKEILLLTFDAEPEFLDLIPQDILVGAAMQQPFLMGEKAVETLDKYLKGKKVEKNIQLPILAISKENIKKELPLIKRNVLGLTVEK, encoded by the coding sequence TTGAAATCACTAAAAATATTATTTCTTCTTTTTTTAACACTTCATTTAAATGCAGAAGATAAAAAGAAATTAATATATCTGAACCCAGATGCTTCTATACCTTTTTGGCAAATAATGACAAAAGGTGTTGATTTCTCAGCAAAAAAATTAGGTTATAAGTTAGAAATCTTTTCTGCATATAATAGTTCAAAAAAAGAGTTAGAAAATTTAGTGAAAGCTATTAAGGAGAAACCTCTAGGTTTAATAATCTCCCCTACAAATTCTTTTCAATGTGTAACTCTTTTAAGACTTGCAAAAAAAGCTAATATTCCAGTGATTATTTCAGATATTGGAACAAACTCAGGAGAATATGTTTCTTTTATCTCTTCCGATAATAAAAAAGGTGCCTATAAAATAGGACAGGTTCTTACAAGAATAATGAATGAAAAAGGATTAGTAGATTCAAGTGTTGGTATTATTTCAATTCCTCAAAAAAGGACTAATGGGAAGTTAAGAACAGCAGGTTTTTTGAAGGCATTAAAGGAAAATAAAATAAAAACAGCTGATATTAGACAGCAAATAGACTTTTCTTTAGAAGAAACATATACATATTCAAAAGAACTTATTAAAGATAATCCTAATATGAAAGCTTTATGGTTACAAGGCTCAGATAAATATAAAGGAGCTTTGAAAGCTATAAAAGAATCAGAAAAAGAGATACTTTTATTAACTTTTGATGCAGAACCAGAATTTTTAGATTTAATTCCTCAGGACATTCTTGTTGGGGCTGCTATGCAACAACCTTTCTTGATGGGAGAAAAGGCTGTAGAAACTTTAGATAAATATTTAAAAGGAAAAAAAGTAGAAAAAAATATACAATTACCTATTTTAGCTATTTCAAAAGAGAATATTAAAAAAGAACTTCCTTTAATAAAGAGAAATGTATTAGGATTAACAGTTGAAAAATAG
- a CDS encoding RluA family pseudouridine synthase translates to MPFILKKFPVTKGKKIQIALLQDLTLKPKISSRMLSKSRVFNSNKIPYKISQIIEEDYIYMAVFEGYSRGLKPLVTFKDFAIFDKPSGLMIHPISKDTKYSLLDEIRFHFGEKANQAHRIDAETSGLVLVGKNNKTTNALATMFEKKEYKKSYIAIVKGNLKKEIIIDKNLKKEGKAIGVRMTTCSKEEGKESITKIRPLRYNEKKDITLVEVNPITGRQHQIRIHLHSIGHTILGDPIYGVKDKVAEDYLNKTLKEEERLEESGSFRLWLQANYLEFIYQKINYKIYSKNKDIYKYFND, encoded by the coding sequence TTGCCATTTATTTTAAAGAAATTTCCAGTAACAAAAGGGAAAAAGATTCAAATTGCATTATTGCAAGACCTAACTCTAAAGCCCAAAATATCGAGTCGTATGCTAAGTAAGAGTAGGGTATTTAATAGTAATAAAATACCTTACAAGATTTCACAAATAATAGAAGAAGATTACATATATATGGCTGTTTTTGAGGGCTACTCAAGAGGTCTAAAACCTCTTGTTACATTTAAAGATTTTGCTATCTTTGATAAACCCTCTGGCTTAATGATTCATCCAATATCTAAAGATACAAAATATTCACTTTTAGATGAAATTCGTTTTCATTTTGGAGAAAAAGCAAATCAAGCACATAGAATAGATGCAGAAACATCAGGTTTAGTTTTAGTAGGGAAAAATAATAAAACAACCAATGCTTTAGCAACAATGTTTGAAAAAAAAGAGTATAAAAAGTCATATATAGCAATTGTAAAAGGTAACTTAAAAAAAGAAATTATTATTGACAAAAACTTAAAAAAAGAAGGAAAAGCAATAGGTGTTAGAATGACAACATGCTCAAAAGAAGAGGGGAAAGAATCAATAACAAAAATTAGACCACTAAGGTACAATGAAAAAAAAGATATAACTTTAGTAGAGGTAAATCCTATTACAGGAAGACAACATCAAATTAGAATTCATTTACACTCAATAGGGCATACAATATTAGGTGACCCTATTTATGGAGTTAAAGACAAAGTTGCTGAGGATTATTTAAATAAAACATTAAAAGAAGAAGAAAGGTTAGAAGAAAGTGGTTCTTTTAGATTATGGTTACAAGCAAATTATCTAGAATTTATTTACCAAAAAATAAATTATAAAATCTATTCAAAGAACAAAGATATATATAAATATTTTAACGACTAA